The Bos indicus x Bos taurus breed Angus x Brahman F1 hybrid chromosome 3, Bos_hybrid_MaternalHap_v2.0, whole genome shotgun sequence genome includes a window with the following:
- the F11R gene encoding junctional adhesion molecule A isoform X2 encodes MGTKAKVGSTELLLFTSMILCSLALGRGAVQTYEPVVRVPENNPAKLSCSYSGFSSPRVEWKFTHGDIRGLVCYNNKITASYENRVTFSDTGITFHSVTRKDTGMYTCMVSDEGGNTYGEVTVQLIVLVPPSKPTINVPSSVTIGTRAVLTCSERDGSPPSEYKWFKDGVEMPLEPKSNRAFSNSSYTLNQKTGELIFDPVSASDTGDFTCQAQNGYASPVKSDTVHMDAVELNVGGIVAAVFVTLILLGALIFGIWFAYSRGYFDRAKKGTSNKKGEFRQTSSFLV; translated from the exons GCTCCCTGGCATTGGGCAGGGGTGCGGTGCAAACCTATGAACCGGTAGTCAGAGTTCCTGAGAATAACC CTGCCAAGCTGTCCTGCTCCTACTCGGGCTTCTCCTCGCCACGTGTGGAGTGGAAGTTTACCCATGGTGATATCAGAGGTCTCGTTTGCTATAACAACAAAATCACTG CTTCCTATGAGAACCGAGTGACCTTCTCGGATACTGGCATCACCTTCCATTCTGTGACCCGGAAAGACACGGGGATGTATACTTGTATGGTCTCTGATGAGGGCGGCAATACCTACGGGGAGGTCACCGTCCAGCTCATCGTGCTCG tGCCTCCATCCAAGCCTACAATCAACGTCCCCTCCTCTGTTACCATTGGAACCCGAGCTGTGCTGACCTGCTCAGAGAGAGATGGCTCCCCGCCATCTGAATACAAGTGGTTCAAGGATGGAGTAGAGATGCCTCTGGAACCCAAGAGCAACCGTGCCTTCAGCAACTCTTCCTACACCCTGAACCAGAAGACAGGGGAGTTg ATCTTTGATCCCGTGTCGGCCTCTGACACTGGAGATTTCACCTGTCAGGCACAGAATGGCTATGCATCCCCCGTGAAGTCAGACACCGTGCACATGGATGCTG TGGAGCTCAATGTTGGGGGCATCGTGGCAGCTGTCTTTGTAACACTCATTCTCCTGGGAGCCTTGATTTTTGGCATCTGGTTCGCCTATAGCCGAGGCTACTTTGACA GAGCAAAGAAAGG GACCTCCAATAAGAAG ggggAGTTCAGACAGACCTCGTCATTCTTGGTGTGA
- the F11R gene encoding junctional adhesion molecule A isoform X1: MGTKAKVGSTELLLFTSMILCSLALGRGAVQTYEPVVRVPENNPAKLSCSYSGFSSPRVEWKFTHGDIRGLVCYNNKITASYENRVTFSDTGITFHSVTRKDTGMYTCMVSDEGGNTYGEVTVQLIVLVPPSKPTINVPSSVTIGTRAVLTCSERDGSPPSEYKWFKDGVEMPLEPKSNRAFSNSSYTLNQKTGELIFDPVSASDTGDFTCQAQNGYASPVKSDTVHMDAVELNVGGIVAAVFVTLILLGALIFGIWFAYSRGYFDRAKKGTSNKKVIYSQPNARSDGEFRQTSSFLV, from the exons GCTCCCTGGCATTGGGCAGGGGTGCGGTGCAAACCTATGAACCGGTAGTCAGAGTTCCTGAGAATAACC CTGCCAAGCTGTCCTGCTCCTACTCGGGCTTCTCCTCGCCACGTGTGGAGTGGAAGTTTACCCATGGTGATATCAGAGGTCTCGTTTGCTATAACAACAAAATCACTG CTTCCTATGAGAACCGAGTGACCTTCTCGGATACTGGCATCACCTTCCATTCTGTGACCCGGAAAGACACGGGGATGTATACTTGTATGGTCTCTGATGAGGGCGGCAATACCTACGGGGAGGTCACCGTCCAGCTCATCGTGCTCG tGCCTCCATCCAAGCCTACAATCAACGTCCCCTCCTCTGTTACCATTGGAACCCGAGCTGTGCTGACCTGCTCAGAGAGAGATGGCTCCCCGCCATCTGAATACAAGTGGTTCAAGGATGGAGTAGAGATGCCTCTGGAACCCAAGAGCAACCGTGCCTTCAGCAACTCTTCCTACACCCTGAACCAGAAGACAGGGGAGTTg ATCTTTGATCCCGTGTCGGCCTCTGACACTGGAGATTTCACCTGTCAGGCACAGAATGGCTATGCATCCCCCGTGAAGTCAGACACCGTGCACATGGATGCTG TGGAGCTCAATGTTGGGGGCATCGTGGCAGCTGTCTTTGTAACACTCATTCTCCTGGGAGCCTTGATTTTTGGCATCTGGTTCGCCTATAGCCGAGGCTACTTTGACA GAGCAAAGAAAGG GACCTCCAATAAGAAGGTAATTTACAGCCAGCCCAATGCTCGAAGTGAC ggggAGTTCAGACAGACCTCGTCATTCTTGGTGTGA